In Nycticebus coucang isolate mNycCou1 chromosome 24, mNycCou1.pri, whole genome shotgun sequence, a single window of DNA contains:
- the NEFL gene encoding neurofilament light polypeptide produces the protein MSSFSYEPYYSTSYKRRYVETPRVHISSVRSGYSTARSAYSSYSAPVSSSLSVRRGYSSSSSSLMPSLENLDLSQVAAISNDLKSIRTQEKAQLQDLNDRFASFIERVHELEQQNKVLEAELLVLRQKHSEPSRFRALYEQEIRDLRLAAEDATNEKQALQGEREGLEETLRQLQARYEEEVLSREDAEGRLMEARKGADEAALARAELEKRIDSLMDEIAFLKKVHEEEIAELQAQIQYAQISVEMDVSTKPDLSAALKDIRAQYEKLAAKNMQNAEEWFKSRFTVLTESAAKNTDAVRAAKDEVSESRRLLKAKTLEIEACRGMNEALEKQLQELEDKQNADISAMQDTINKLENELRTTKSEMARYLKEYQDLLNVKMALDIEIAAYRKLLEGEETRLSFTSVGSITSGYSQSSQVFGRSAYGGLQTSSYLMSARSFPSYYTSQVQEEQIEVEETIEAAKAEEAKDEPPSEGEAEEEEKEEAGEEEGAEEEKEGAAEEESEEAKEEEEEGGEGEEEETKEAEEEEKKVEVAGEEQATKKKD, from the exons ATGAGTTCCTTCAGCTACGAGCCGTACTACTCGACCTCCTACAAGCGGCGCTACGTGGAGACGCCCCGGGTGCACATCTCCAGCGTGCGCAGCGGCTACAGCACCGCGCGCTCCGCTTACTCCAGCTACTCGGCGCCCGTCTCCTCCTCGCTGTCCGTGCGCCGCGGCTACTCGTCCAGCTCCAGCTCCTTGATGCCCAGCCTGGAGAACCTCGACCTGAGCCAGGTAGCCGCCATCAGCAACGACCTCAAGTCGATCCGCACGCAGGAGAAGGCGCAGCTCCAGGACCTCAACGACCGCTTCGCCAGCTTCATCGAGCGCGTGCACGAGCTGGAGCAGCAGAACAAGGTCCTGGAAGCCGAGCTGCTGGTGCTGCGCCAGAAGCACTCCGAGCCGTCCCGCTTCCGGGCGCTGTACGAGCAGGAGATTCGCGACCTGCGCCTGGCGGCGGAAGACGCCACCAACGAGAAGCAGGCGCTGCAGGGCGAGCGCGAGGGGCTGGAGGAGACGCTGCGCCAGCTGCAGGCGCGCTATGAAGAGGAAGTGCTGAGCCGCGAGGACGCCGAGGGCCGGCTGATGGAGGCGCGCAAAGGCGCGGACGAGGCGGCGCTGGCCCGCGCGGAGCTGGAGAAGCGCATCGACAGCCTCATGGACGAGATTGCTTTTCTGAAGAAAGTGCACGAGGAGGAGATCGCGGAGCTGCAGGCCCAGATCCAGTACGCGCAGATCTCCGTGGAGATGGACGTGTCCACCAAGCCCGACCTCTCCGCCGCGCTCAAGGACATCCGTGCGCAGTACGAGAAGTTGGCCGCCAAGAACATGCAGAACGCCGAGGAGTGGTTCAAGAGCCGCTTCACGGTGCTGACCGAGAGCGCCGCCAAGAACACCGACGCCGTGCGCGCCGCCAAGGACGAGGTGTCCGAGAGCCGCCGCCTGCTCAAGGCCAAGACGCTGGAGATCGAGGCTTGCCGGGGCATGAACGAAGCGCTGGAGAAGCAGCTGCAGGAGCTGGAGGACAAGCAGAATGCCGACATCAGTGCTATGCAG GATACAAtcaacaaattagaaaatgaattgAGAACCACAAAGAGTGAAATGGCaagatatttaaaagaatacCAAGACCTCCTCAATGTGAAGATGGCTTTGGACATTGAGATCGCAGCTTACAG GAAACTCCTGGAAGGCGAGGAGACCCGGCTCAGTTTCACCAGTGTGGGCAGCATCACCAGCGGCTACTCCCAGAGCTCCCAGGTCTTCGGCCGATCTGCCTATGGCGGTTTACAGACCAGCTCCTACTTGATGTCTGCCCGCTCCTTCCCATCCTACTACACCAGCCAAGTTCAGGAGGAGCAGATTGAGGTGGAGGAAACCATTGAGGCTGCTAAAGCAGAGGAAGCCAAGGATGAACCCCCCTCTGAAGGAGAAgctgaagaggaggagaaggaggaggctggagaggaagagggggccgaggaggagaaagaaggag CTGCCGAGGAAGAATCCgaagaagcaaaggaagaagaagaggaaggaggcgaaggtgaagaagaagaaaccaaagaagcagaagaggaagagaaaaaagttgAAGTTGCTGGGGAGGAACAAGCAACCAAGAAGAAAGATTGA